The genome window CGCAGCCGCAAGGGCCACGTCCACCGCTCGGTCAAAAGCTACAACAACCACACCGGCGTTCCATTGAGCCTCGCCCGGATGCCCCGAGGCACCTGCTTCGCGGTGCTCGAAATGGGCATGAACCACGCCGGCGAGATCGCGGGGCTCACTCGCTTGGTCCGCCCCCACATCGCACTCATCACCGCCATCGCCCCGGCCCACATCGAGAACCTTGGCTCGATCGAGGCGATCGCCGACGCTAAGGGCGAGATCTTCGAGGGCCTCGAGGGTCGTCGCATTGCGATCATCCCCGACGACACGCCGCAGCGCGACAACCTCGTCCGCGCCGCCCGCGGCCACGCCGAGGAGGTGATCACGTTCGGCCGCTCCGATAACGCCGACATCAGCGCGCTCCACGCGGTCGATTCGACCGGCCTCGGCAGCCTCGTCACCGCGCGCCTGCTGGCGAGCGAGCTGACTTTCACCCTCTCGCAGCGCGGCGACCACTGGATTTCAAACGCGCTGGCGGTGCTCGCTGCGGTCGAGGCGGCCGGTGCCGATCTCGCCGCCGCCGGCCTCGCGCTCGGCGACCTCGGTGGCCTCAAGGGTCGCGGCGAGCGCCACGTGATCGCTTTGACCGGCGGCGAGGCGCTGCTGATCGACGAGAGCTACAATGCCAACCCGGCGTCGATGGCCGCGACTCTCAAGAGCCTCGGCGAAGAACGCGTCACCGGCCGCCGGATCGCGGTGCTCGGAGCCATGCGCGAGCTCGGTGCCGAGAGCGAGCGCGAGCACCGCGCGATCGCCGAGCCGGCGCTGGTCGCGGGCGTCGACCGGTTGATCCTGATCGGTCCCGAATATGACGGCCTCGCCGCCGAACTGACCGGGCGGATCGCAGTCGATCAGGTCGCAGACGTCTCCGCCGCCACCGAGCGACTGACCGCCTCGATCGCGCCGGGCGATGCAGTCCTCGTCAAGGCCTCCAACTCGATCGGCCTTGCCCGACTCGTCGATGCTCTGGCAGGGGGCCGCACTCCCGCCGGCCAGGAAGCGCTCCGCTAATGCTCTACGTCATCGCCGAGCAGCTGGGCTTCCCCGGCATCCTCAACCTTATCCGCTACATCAGCTTCCGCGCAGGCGCGGCGAGCGCGACCGCATTGCTGATCGGCCTGCTGCTCGGCCCCGCCTTCATCCGCTGGTTGCGGGCCAAGCAGGGCAAGGGCCAGCCGATCCGCGCCGACGGCCCGCAAACCCACCTCGCCAAGCGCGGCACGCCGACCATGGGCGGGCTGCTAATCCTGGTTTCGGTCGGCATTTCGGTGCTGCTGTGGATGGACCTCAGCAATCCCTATGTCTGGGCCTGCCTGCTGGTCACCGCGGCGTTCGGCGTGATCGGCTTCCTCGACGATTGGGACAAGGTGCGAAAGGCGCACCATGCCGGCCTGTCGGGCAAGGCGCGGCTGTTGTTCGAATTCCTCATCGCCGGCTTCGCGACCTGGCTGATGGTGCGTTATTCGGGCACGCAATTCTATCTTCCGTTTGTACAGGGATCGGTCGCCGACGTCGGCCTGTTTTACGTCGTGTTCGGCGCCTTCGTGATCGTCGCGTTCGGCAATGCGGTGAACCTCACCGACGGGCTCGACGGGCTGGCGACGATGCCGGTGATCATCGCCGCAATGGCCTTCACCCTCATCGCCTATCTGGTCGGCGACGCCCGCTTCGCGCCCTACCTCGGAATCCCGCACGTGCCCGGCGTCGGCGACCTCACCGTCCTGCTTCTTGCGATTGTCGGTGCGGGCCTCGCCTTCCTGTGGTTCAACGCGCCCCCGGCGGCTGTGTTCATGGGCGACACCGGCAGCCTCGCGCTCGGCGGGGCGCTGGGCGCGGTGGCAGTGGCGACCCACCATGAATTCGTGCTGGCGATCATCGGCGGGCTGTTCGTGCTCGAAGCGGTCAGCGTCATCGTCCAGGTGTTCTGGTTCAAGCGCTTCGGCAAGCGTATCTTCAAGATGGCCCCGATCCACCACCATTTCGAGCATATGGGATGGAGCGAGCCGACCGTGGTCATCCGCTTCTGGATCATTTCCTTCGTGCTCGCCCTCGCCGGGCTGAGTACGCTGAAGCTCAGGTGATCACGGCACGGGCCTGGGCCGGCAGACATTATGCGGTCTACGGCCTGGCGCGCTCCGGGCTGGCGACCGTCCAAGCGCTGCTGGCGAGCGGCGCGCGGGTCACCGCGTGGGATGCGAAGGAAGAGGCGCGGGCTAAAGCCCCTGTGGGGGCGTCTGTCGAAAACCTCGATGAGCTCGACCTGAGCCAGTTCGACAGCCTCGTCGTCACACCAGGCCTCCCGCTCAACACCCACCCCATCGCCCAGCGCGCGCGAGAGGCGGGGGTCGAAATCATCGGCGACATCGAGCTGTTCGCTCGAGCCCGGCCCGAGCTGCCGCCGCACAAGGTCGTCGGCATCACCGGAACCAACGGCAAGTCGACGACCACCGCGCTCATTCACCACATCCTCAAGACCGCCGGCGTCCCGACGACGATGGGCGGCAACATCGGCCTGCCGATCCTCGCGCAGGACGCGCTGCCCGAAGGTGGGGTCTATGTGCTCGAGCTGTCGAGCTTCCAGATCGACCTGACGCACAGTCTCGATTGTGATGTCGCGGTATTGCTCAACATCACCCCCGACCATCTTGATCGATATGACAGCTTCGAAGCCTATGCGGCGGCGAAAAGCAGGCTCCTGCAAATGCAGAGTGCCGATCATAAATCGGTGATAAACTGGCCAGCTTTCGAGGCGGGCCTGATCAATCCGGAGTTTGCCGGATTCAATGGGATTGTCCCGTTGATTGTCGGCGAGCAGCAAAATTGGCCAGCGCTGCAAGGGCCGCATAACGCCGAAAATGCCGATGCCGCTCGGCAAGCCTCCGGTTGGCTCGGGATAACCGACGATCAGATCGAAAAGGGCTTTCAATCCTATCCCGGTCTGCCGCACCGCATGGAGCGCGTTCGCGACAAGGACGGCATCCTTTTCGTCAACGACAGCAAGGCGACCAATGCCGAGGCCGCCGCACCGGCGCTAGCCGCTTACCCCCGCGTTCGCTGGATCGTCGGCGGACAGGCCAAGACCGAAAGCCTCGGCGACACCGCTAACCATCTCAGCCATGTCGTTGCCGCCTATACCATCGGCGAGGCGGGGCCGATGTTCGCACGTTTGCTGCGCGCCGCCGGGGTCGCCGTGGTCGAGTCGGAAACGCTTGAAAATGCGGTGAATCGTGCCGCGAGGGATTCACAGCCGGGCGAGACTGTCCTACTCTCGCCGGCAGCCGCCTCGTTCGACCAATTTC of Sphingomonas mesophila contains these proteins:
- the mraY gene encoding phospho-N-acetylmuramoyl-pentapeptide-transferase, which codes for MLYVIAEQLGFPGILNLIRYISFRAGAASATALLIGLLLGPAFIRWLRAKQGKGQPIRADGPQTHLAKRGTPTMGGLLILVSVGISVLLWMDLSNPYVWACLLVTAAFGVIGFLDDWDKVRKAHHAGLSGKARLLFEFLIAGFATWLMVRYSGTQFYLPFVQGSVADVGLFYVVFGAFVIVAFGNAVNLTDGLDGLATMPVIIAAMAFTLIAYLVGDARFAPYLGIPHVPGVGDLTVLLLAIVGAGLAFLWFNAPPAAVFMGDTGSLALGGALGAVAVATHHEFVLAIIGGLFVLEAVSVIVQVFWFKRFGKRIFKMAPIHHHFEHMGWSEPTVVIRFWIISFVLALAGLSTLKLR
- a CDS encoding UDP-N-acetylmuramoyl-tripeptide--D-alanyl-D-alanine ligase, with product MTALWTSAEIEAATGGTASAPFEVTGITFDSREAGPGDLFVAMPGTAHDGHDFITAALQNGASAVLSRKPLHCPHIVVDDVAKALESLAKAARDRLDPKAVVIGVTGSVGKTSTKEALAAALTRSRKGHVHRSVKSYNNHTGVPLSLARMPRGTCFAVLEMGMNHAGEIAGLTRLVRPHIALITAIAPAHIENLGSIEAIADAKGEIFEGLEGRRIAIIPDDTPQRDNLVRAARGHAEEVITFGRSDNADISALHAVDSTGLGSLVTARLLASELTFTLSQRGDHWISNALAVLAAVEAAGADLAAAGLALGDLGGLKGRGERHVIALTGGEALLIDESYNANPASMAATLKSLGEERVTGRRIAVLGAMRELGAESEREHRAIAEPALVAGVDRLILIGPEYDGLAAELTGRIAVDQVADVSAATERLTASIAPGDAVLVKASNSIGLARLVDALAGGRTPAGQEALR
- a CDS encoding Mur ligase family protein: MITARAWAGRHYAVYGLARSGLATVQALLASGARVTAWDAKEEARAKAPVGASVENLDELDLSQFDSLVVTPGLPLNTHPIAQRAREAGVEIIGDIELFARARPELPPHKVVGITGTNGKSTTTALIHHILKTAGVPTTMGGNIGLPILAQDALPEGGVYVLELSSFQIDLTHSLDCDVAVLLNITPDHLDRYDSFEAYAAAKSRLLQMQSADHKSVINWPAFEAGLINPEFAGFNGIVPLIVGEQQNWPALQGPHNAENADAARQASGWLGITDDQIEKGFQSYPGLPHRMERVRDKDGILFVNDSKATNAEAAAPALAAYPRVRWIVGGQAKTESLGDTANHLSHVVAAYTIGEAGPMFARLLRAAGVAVVESETLENAVNRAARDSQPGETVLLSPAAASFDQFRDFEARGDHFRELVEGL